A genomic window from Aquitalea aquatilis includes:
- a CDS encoding patatin-like phospholipase family protein, whose protein sequence is MKFSLKLLILALPLLVAVPQARAFELPADEGVGVVLGGGGARGFAHLGVLRELQRLHIPIRCIAGTSAGALVGGMYANGLDLDQMAADFRDANWDQMLSGRLPRTDIPYDKKRDDYKNYLDVTFGLQDGQLRVPRSAINSQEIEMFIRKLTRDRQLDTFEKLPIPFRAVATDLANGEAVVFDKGPLAEALRASMAVPGVFDLVETDGRLLVDGGLARNLPIQDARQCARHLIVVDVGTPPLKKDQINSLFDVVAQTSNLMVSRNVKEQMALLQAGDVLIRPDLNGYSAAAFVDNQAIIQRGKAAALAQEQALRRFSVSAQHYAAWRERLKLPAYPVVDDVQVKSDSRFVNVDGLANSVAGMKEGQTVNDVREKLRELFAAGDYDQLSYAIDSSNGRNIMTVMPLEKNIGPNTVHFGLSLNSSTPGDSNFSFLAAHQRNWLNPAGGSWRNEMVIGKDKLFKTELYQPWSYDSPLFAAVSLSYHQQPLSFYDDNHIKYAEVSNDITMVNADIGTVLGRYGELRLGLFDSRVGSYLSLGDSALLSGTVNHSYAGVRGKLVFDQFDNPRWPRSGYFLNAVLTSSLPAMGSYTASRDYDAVVEGVKTFGDLTFRLTGKARGIVNRKPDDYRLESLGGFLNLTGYQAGELLGEKVALSRLMVYWRASSLPSALGSGLYAGVSGEVGRVWGNPFDGHTTQWIPAGSVFLAADTIFGPFFLGVGNAKNGKLSAYVYLGADY, encoded by the coding sequence TTGAAATTTTCGCTGAAACTGCTGATTCTGGCGCTGCCGCTGTTGGTCGCTGTGCCGCAGGCCCGCGCTTTCGAACTGCCCGCAGATGAAGGGGTGGGTGTAGTGCTGGGTGGCGGCGGTGCGCGCGGTTTTGCGCACCTGGGGGTGCTGCGTGAGTTGCAGCGTCTGCATATTCCCATTCGCTGCATTGCTGGTACTAGTGCGGGCGCGCTGGTTGGTGGCATGTATGCCAATGGCTTGGATCTGGATCAGATGGCTGCGGATTTTCGCGATGCCAACTGGGATCAGATGCTGTCCGGACGCCTGCCGCGCACGGATATTCCCTACGACAAGAAGCGTGATGATTACAAAAACTATCTTGATGTGACCTTTGGCCTGCAGGATGGGCAGCTGCGCGTGCCGCGTAGTGCCATCAATTCGCAGGAAATCGAGATGTTCATCCGCAAGCTCACCCGCGACCGTCAGCTTGATACCTTCGAAAAACTACCCATTCCTTTCCGGGCGGTGGCGACCGACCTGGCCAATGGCGAGGCGGTGGTGTTTGACAAGGGGCCGCTGGCCGAGGCTTTGCGGGCCAGTATGGCGGTGCCGGGGGTGTTTGATCTGGTGGAGACGGATGGTCGGCTGTTGGTGGATGGCGGTCTGGCGCGCAACCTGCCGATTCAGGATGCGCGGCAATGTGCGCGGCACCTGATCGTGGTGGATGTTGGTACGCCACCATTGAAGAAAGACCAGATCAACAGCTTGTTTGATGTGGTGGCGCAAACTTCCAACCTGATGGTCAGCCGCAACGTCAAAGAGCAGATGGCGCTGCTGCAGGCCGGTGATGTGTTGATCCGTCCGGATCTCAATGGCTATAGTGCCGCAGCCTTTGTGGATAATCAGGCCATTATCCAGCGCGGCAAAGCGGCGGCACTTGCTCAGGAGCAGGCCTTGCGCCGCTTTTCTGTCAGCGCCCAGCATTATGCCGCCTGGCGTGAGCGCTTGAAGTTGCCGGCTTATCCTGTGGTGGATGATGTCCAGGTCAAATCAGACAGTCGCTTTGTCAATGTAGATGGGCTGGCAAATAGTGTGGCCGGGATGAAGGAGGGGCAGACGGTTAACGATGTCCGTGAAAAGCTGCGCGAGCTGTTTGCTGCCGGCGATTATGATCAGCTCAGCTACGCCATTGACTCCAGCAACGGGCGCAACATCATGACCGTGATGCCGCTGGAAAAGAATATTGGTCCGAATACGGTACATTTTGGCTTGAGCCTCAATAGTTCTACGCCAGGGGATTCCAATTTCAGCTTTCTGGCGGCGCATCAGCGTAACTGGCTGAACCCGGCTGGTGGCTCTTGGCGTAACGAGATGGTCATCGGCAAGGACAAGCTGTTCAAGACCGAGTTGTATCAGCCATGGTCGTATGACAGCCCCCTGTTTGCGGCCGTATCGCTCAGTTATCACCAGCAGCCTTTGTCATTTTATGATGACAATCACATAAAATATGCCGAAGTGAGCAACGATATCACCATGGTCAATGCAGATATCGGCACCGTACTGGGCCGTTACGGTGAGTTGCGACTTGGCTTGTTTGATTCGCGGGTGGGGAGCTATCTGTCGCTAGGTGATTCCGCACTGTTGAGCGGCACAGTCAATCACAGTTATGCCGGGGTGCGCGGCAAGTTGGTATTCGACCAGTTTGATAATCCGCGCTGGCCGCGATCCGGGTATTTCCTGAATGCCGTGCTGACCTCGTCCTTGCCGGCCATGGGCAGCTATACCGCGAGCCGTGACTATGATGCGGTAGTGGAAGGGGTGAAAACCTTTGGCGACCTGACATTCAGGCTCACTGGCAAGGCCCGGGGCATTGTCAATCGCAAGCCGGATGACTACCGACTGGAGTCGCTGGGCGGCTTTCTGAATCTGACCGGTTATCAGGCGGGGGAGTTGCTGGGCGAGAAGGTGGCCTTGTCACGGCTGATGGTGTACTGGCGCGCATCGTCGCTGCCATCGGCCTTGGGCAGCGGTTTGTATGCTGGGGTGTCGGGCGAGGTGGGGCGCGTGTGGGGTAATCCCTTCGATGGCCATACCACCCAATGGATCCCTGCTGGCTCGGTGTTTCTTGCGGCAGATACCATTTTTGGCCCTTTCTTCCTGGGCGTGGGCAATGCCAAGAATGGCAAACTGAGCGCTTATGTCTACCTGGGTGCGGATTATTGA
- the trpC gene encoding indole-3-glycerol phosphate synthase TrpC, translating into MSDILNTIVATKHQEVSAALQTRPLAEVRRAAELRATDKRDFVASIRAKHVLGQPAVIAEIKKASPSKGVIRADFDPASIAASYAAAGAACLSVLTDKQYFQGDAAYLEAARAACHLPVLRKDFMVDEYQLYEARAMGADCILLIAAALPLAQMRDFEALSRELGMAVLVEVHNEEELEQALQLDTELIGVNNRNLRTFEVSLTTTLKLLPGISNGRIAVTESGILSADDVRLMRSHQVHSFLVGEAFMRQDDPGAALAGLFFPQD; encoded by the coding sequence ATGTCCGACATCCTCAATACCATCGTTGCCACCAAGCATCAGGAAGTGTCCGCCGCCCTGCAAACCCGCCCGCTGGCCGAAGTACGCCGCGCGGCCGAATTGCGTGCCACCGACAAACGCGACTTTGTCGCCTCCATCCGCGCCAAGCATGTATTGGGTCAGCCGGCGGTGATTGCCGAAATCAAGAAAGCCAGCCCGAGCAAGGGCGTGATTCGTGCCGACTTCGACCCGGCCTCCATAGCCGCCAGCTATGCCGCAGCCGGTGCAGCCTGCCTGTCGGTACTGACCGACAAGCAGTATTTCCAGGGCGATGCCGCCTATCTGGAAGCCGCCCGTGCCGCCTGCCACTTGCCGGTGCTACGCAAGGACTTCATGGTCGATGAATATCAGCTGTATGAGGCCCGCGCCATGGGTGCCGACTGTATCCTGCTGATTGCCGCCGCGCTGCCGCTGGCCCAGATGCGCGATTTCGAAGCCCTGTCACGCGAGCTGGGCATGGCGGTACTGGTCGAGGTTCACAATGAGGAAGAACTGGAACAAGCCCTGCAGCTGGATACCGAACTGATCGGCGTCAACAACCGCAATCTGCGCACCTTCGAAGTCAGCCTGACCACTACGCTCAAGCTACTGCCTGGCATCAGCAATGGCCGCATTGCAGTAACCGAAAGTGGCATCCTCAGCGCCGATGACGTACGCCTGATGCGCAGCCATCAGGTTCACAGTTTCCTGGTAGGTGAAGCCTTCATGCGTCAGGACGACCCTGGCGCAGCCCTTGCCGGGCTGTTCTTTCCGCAAGACTGA
- a CDS encoding YheT family hydrolase, with amino-acid sequence MSYRAPAWLPDGHSQTIWPALMLRTPRPPYRREQWPTPDGASIALDFVDGRRGSPLVVLFHGLEGSSDSHYARALMQAVAARGWHGVVPHFRGCGGMDNPLPRAYHAGDAAEIRWILQRLALRYPLMAVAAVSLGGSMLLNYLAEEGPSALPLAAAAISAPLDLVAASTRLDRGLGRLLYTRMFMNTLKPKALATLRQHPGLFDARRVRRARTFVEFDDAVTAPLHGYGTALNYWQRASSKPRLRQISCPTLILNARNDPFLPASALPAATEVSPTVVLDFPLHGGHVGFVSGCFPGHIHWLPQRLLDFFLPHLQNSSSQANPLAKP; translated from the coding sequence ATGTCCTACCGTGCCCCGGCATGGCTGCCAGACGGCCATAGCCAAACCATCTGGCCAGCACTGATGCTGCGCACGCCACGGCCGCCCTATCGGCGCGAACAGTGGCCAACCCCGGACGGGGCAAGCATTGCACTGGATTTTGTCGATGGCCGGCGCGGCAGCCCGCTGGTCGTGCTGTTTCATGGCCTGGAGGGCAGCAGCGACAGTCACTACGCCCGCGCCTTGATGCAGGCGGTAGCCGCACGTGGCTGGCATGGCGTCGTACCGCACTTTCGCGGCTGCGGCGGCATGGATAATCCCTTGCCACGCGCCTATCACGCGGGTGATGCGGCAGAAATCCGCTGGATTCTCCAGCGCCTGGCGCTACGCTATCCGCTGATGGCGGTGGCTGCGGTATCGCTGGGGGGCAGCATGCTGCTGAACTATCTGGCCGAAGAAGGCCCATCAGCCCTCCCCCTCGCAGCGGCAGCCATCTCTGCCCCGCTGGATCTGGTCGCTGCCAGCACCCGGCTGGACCGGGGACTGGGCAGGCTGCTGTATACCCGCATGTTCATGAACACGCTCAAACCCAAGGCGCTGGCCACGCTGCGCCAGCATCCCGGCCTGTTCGACGCGAGGCGGGTACGCCGCGCCCGCACCTTTGTCGAATTTGATGACGCAGTCACCGCCCCCCTGCACGGCTATGGCACGGCACTCAATTACTGGCAACGCGCCAGCAGCAAGCCACGTCTGCGGCAGATCAGCTGCCCCACACTGATACTGAATGCCCGCAATGACCCCTTTCTGCCTGCCTCGGCCCTACCTGCCGCGACCGAGGTCAGCCCCACCGTGGTGCTAGACTTCCCGCTGCACGGTGGCCATGTCGGCTTTGTCAGTGGCTGCTTTCCCGGCCATATCCACTGGCTGCCGCAGCGCCTACTCGACTTCTTCCTGCCCCATCTGCAAAACAGCAGCAGCCAGGCAAACCCGTTAGCCAAACCTTAG
- the mog gene encoding molybdopterin adenylyltransferase gives MLKIGLVSVSDRASSGVYQDQGIPALQDWLTQALASQFATVTRLIPDEQAEIESTLRQLVDEEGCHLVLTTGGTGPAPRDVTPDATLAVADREMPGFGEQMRQISLRFVPTAILSRQVGVIRKSTLILNLPGQPKAIKETLEGLKGEQGETLVSGIFAAVPYCLDLIGGPYVETVPQVVKAFRPKSAQKPASA, from the coding sequence ATGCTGAAGATAGGCCTGGTTTCGGTTTCGGATCGCGCCAGTAGCGGCGTATATCAGGATCAGGGCATTCCGGCCCTGCAAGACTGGCTGACCCAGGCGCTGGCCAGCCAGTTTGCCACCGTCACCCGGCTGATTCCGGACGAACAGGCCGAGATCGAATCCACGCTGCGCCAACTGGTGGATGAGGAAGGCTGTCATCTGGTGCTGACCACGGGCGGCACTGGCCCGGCTCCGCGCGATGTCACCCCCGATGCCACGCTGGCAGTAGCCGACCGCGAAATGCCCGGCTTCGGCGAGCAAATGCGCCAGATCAGCCTGCGCTTTGTGCCGACGGCCATCCTGTCGCGCCAGGTCGGCGTCATTCGCAAAAGCACGCTGATCCTCAATCTGCCCGGCCAGCCCAAGGCGATCAAGGAAACACTGGAAGGGCTGAAGGGCGAACAGGGCGAAACACTGGTGTCCGGCATCTTTGCTGCCGTCCCCTACTGCCTCGACCTGATCGGCGGCCCTTATGTCGAAACCGTGCCACAGGTAGTCAAGGCTTTCCGCCCCAAGTCGGCACAGAAACCCGCCTCGGCCTGA
- the yjgA gene encoding ribosome biogenesis factor YjgA: MTDYQDDSLPDGMISKSQRKRDMDALQDLGKELVELSKDTLKKMQLPEDLLTAILDYKRFTAHGALRRQLQYIGKLMRDIDAEPIRQYLLVIKGESSEHIAWQHLLERWRERLMSDDKMSAAFINDFPGTDPQQLRTLIRNARKEQAENKPPKSFRLLFQLIKQAIPEPGKPRAQQDEQANEYGEDE; this comes from the coding sequence ATGACTGATTACCAGGACGACAGCCTGCCTGACGGCATGATCAGCAAGTCCCAGCGCAAACGCGACATGGACGCGCTGCAGGATCTGGGCAAGGAGCTGGTCGAACTCTCCAAGGATACGCTGAAGAAAATGCAGCTGCCGGAGGATTTGCTGACTGCCATTCTGGACTACAAACGCTTTACCGCCCATGGCGCACTGCGCCGCCAGTTGCAATACATCGGCAAGCTGATGCGCGACATCGACGCAGAACCGATCCGCCAGTATCTGCTGGTGATCAAGGGCGAATCGTCCGAGCACATTGCCTGGCAACATTTGCTGGAACGCTGGCGCGAACGCCTGATGAGCGATGACAAGATGTCGGCTGCCTTCATCAACGACTTCCCCGGCACCGACCCGCAGCAGCTGCGCACGCTAATTCGCAATGCCCGCAAGGAACAGGCCGAGAACAAGCCGCCCAAATCCTTCCGTCTGCTGTTCCAGCTGATCAAGCAGGCCATCCCGGAGCCGGGCAAGCCGCGAGCACAGCAGGATGAGCAAGCAAACGAATACGGAGAAGATGAGTAA
- the pmbA gene encoding metalloprotease PmbA — translation MVDKTLADNTFSFSKDVLAGIASRVLELAQQHGASAAETDVSEGLGQTVSVRLGEVETIEYNQDKGVSVTVYLGQKKGHASTSDFSEVALQDTVKAALDIARFTAEDECSGLADPQLLATDFPDLDLFHPWNLPVEQAIELARQCEDAARAVDVRIRNSEGASVSAQASHFIYANSHGFLAGYPGSRHSISAAVVAEEAGAMQRDYWYSAARHPADLDDPLKIGRIAGERAVRRLSARRVKTGQYPVLFEAPVAASLLGHLVSAISGGNLYRKSSFLLDCQGQQIFHPHITVDEDPFVLRGMSSGAFDSEGVETSSRRLVDQGVLQGYMLASYSARKLGLQTTGNAGGPHNLLVHSTGESFDELLQQVGTGLLVTELLGHGINTVTGDYSRGAAGFWVENGVIAYPVEEITIAGNLREMFQRMVAVGTDTLARGGRVMGSVLIESMTVAGEG, via the coding sequence ATGGTAGATAAGACATTGGCAGACAACACATTCAGTTTCAGCAAAGACGTATTAGCAGGCATCGCCAGTCGTGTACTGGAACTGGCGCAACAGCATGGGGCTTCTGCCGCCGAAACCGATGTTTCCGAAGGGCTGGGCCAGACGGTCAGCGTGCGCCTGGGTGAGGTGGAAACCATCGAGTACAACCAGGACAAGGGTGTATCGGTCACCGTGTATCTGGGGCAGAAAAAAGGCCATGCCAGTACCTCTGATTTTTCCGAAGTAGCCCTGCAGGATACGGTGAAGGCTGCGCTGGATATCGCGCGCTTTACTGCCGAGGACGAGTGTTCCGGGCTGGCTGACCCGCAGTTGCTGGCCACCGATTTTCCCGATCTGGACCTGTTCCACCCCTGGAATCTGCCGGTAGAGCAGGCCATTGAACTGGCGCGTCAGTGTGAAGACGCGGCCAGGGCGGTGGATGTGCGCATTCGCAATTCGGAAGGGGCTTCGGTATCGGCACAAGCCAGCCATTTCATCTATGCCAACAGTCATGGTTTCCTGGCCGGCTATCCCGGCAGCCGCCACAGTATTTCTGCTGCGGTAGTGGCGGAAGAGGCTGGCGCGATGCAGCGCGATTACTGGTACTCGGCTGCGCGTCATCCGGCTGATCTGGACGATCCGCTCAAGATCGGCCGTATCGCCGGCGAACGGGCAGTGCGTCGCCTGTCGGCCCGCCGGGTGAAGACCGGCCAGTACCCGGTGCTGTTCGAGGCACCGGTGGCGGCATCCTTGCTGGGTCACCTGGTATCGGCGATCAGCGGCGGTAATTTGTACCGCAAATCTTCTTTCTTGCTGGATTGCCAGGGACAGCAGATTTTCCATCCCCATATAACGGTCGATGAGGATCCGTTTGTGCTGCGTGGCATGTCGAGCGGGGCTTTTGATAGTGAAGGGGTGGAAACCTCCTCGCGTCGGCTGGTTGATCAGGGGGTGTTGCAGGGTTATATGCTGGCCAGTTACTCAGCCCGCAAGCTGGGTTTGCAGACTACCGGCAATGCTGGCGGCCCGCATAATCTGCTGGTGCACAGCACGGGCGAGAGTTTTGACGAGCTGCTGCAGCAGGTTGGAACCGGTTTGCTGGTCACCGAGCTGCTGGGGCATGGCATCAATACCGTTACGGGTGATTATTCGCGTGGGGCTGCTGGTTTCTGGGTGGAAAATGGTGTGATCGCCTACCCGGTGGAAGAAATCACCATCGCCGGCAATCTGCGCGAGATGTTCCAGCGCATGGTGGCGGTGGGGACGGATACGCTGGCCCGTGGTGGTAGGGTTATGGGTTCGGTGTTGATCGAATCGATGACTGTGGCGGGCGAGGGCTGA
- a CDS encoding patatin-like phospholipase family protein, protein MAGKSKIGLVLSGGGARAAYQAGVLLAISRLLPEPERNPFPIICGTSAGAINAVAVAAGAGNYRQAVRYLAQMWKQLHINNVYDASLAYFLKTFFHFGISIATGGRGWRNPRSFLDNAPLRDFLARTMPLDGIQDSLEQNALQALALTASCFSTGMSVTFFEGQSSINEWSRHQRMGVREKISLDHLMATSAIPLIFPSTQIGKLHYCDGAIRQMTPLSPALHLGAEKLFIVGLSSQRPTGVERRTTGLAPSPAQIFGHLLNSVFIDSMSMDMERLLRVNHTVSLLEGHQELCTQTSLKQVDIFMLNPSKSLESIAYQYAHEFPPVLRFLMKGAGGTRQRGMTLATYLLFEPGYCRALIALGYKDALNQREAIKQFLEL, encoded by the coding sequence ATGGCGGGGAAGAGCAAGATCGGTCTGGTACTGTCGGGAGGCGGTGCCCGCGCCGCCTATCAGGCGGGCGTATTGCTGGCCATTTCGCGCCTGTTGCCGGAGCCGGAGCGCAATCCCTTCCCCATTATCTGCGGTACTTCGGCCGGAGCCATCAATGCCGTGGCCGTGGCTGCCGGGGCGGGGAATTATCGCCAGGCAGTACGATATCTGGCCCAGATGTGGAAGCAGTTGCACATCAATAACGTCTACGATGCCAGCCTGGCGTATTTTCTCAAGACCTTTTTCCATTTTGGCATTTCCATCGCCACGGGTGGCCGGGGGTGGCGTAACCCGCGCAGCTTTCTGGACAATGCGCCATTGCGCGATTTTCTGGCCCGCACCATGCCGCTGGACGGTATTCAGGATTCGCTGGAGCAGAATGCCCTGCAGGCACTGGCGCTGACCGCATCCTGTTTCAGCACCGGCATGTCGGTGACTTTTTTTGAGGGGCAGTCCAGCATCAATGAGTGGTCGCGTCATCAGCGCATGGGCGTACGCGAGAAAATTTCACTGGATCATCTGATGGCCACCTCGGCCATTCCGCTGATCTTTCCCTCGACCCAGATTGGCAAGCTGCATTATTGCGATGGTGCTATTCGGCAGATGACCCCCTTGTCGCCGGCCTTGCATCTGGGGGCGGAAAAGCTGTTTATCGTGGGCTTGAGCAGCCAGCGGCCGACAGGGGTCGAGCGCCGTACCACCGGCCTGGCGCCAAGCCCCGCGCAAATATTCGGCCACCTGCTCAACAGTGTTTTCATCGACAGCATGTCGATGGATATGGAGCGCTTGTTACGGGTGAATCACACGGTGTCTTTGCTGGAGGGTCATCAGGAATTGTGTACGCAAACCAGCCTCAAGCAAGTGGACATTTTCATGTTGAATCCCAGCAAATCACTGGAAAGCATTGCCTACCAGTATGCGCACGAGTTTCCGCCGGTATTGCGCTTTCTGATGAAGGGGGCGGGCGGCACGCGTCAGCGCGGGATGACGCTGGCGACATATTTGCTGTTTGAACCCGGTTATTGCCGCGCATTGATTGCGCTTGGCTACAAGGATGCGCTGAACCAGCGTGAGGCCATCAAACAATTTCTGGAACTTTGA
- a CDS encoding disulfide bond formation protein B, translated as MSIRLSRRQGFFLVAAGCAAAMGFALYSQYVLQLEPCPLCIFQRVGVITVGLIALLAALHNPGRGGYRLWAGLGVLAALAGGAVSVRQLWLQSLPEDQVPACGPGLDYLMETSPLWDVLSKVFKGSGECAKVDWTFLGQAMPFWVAVFFVGVIAMQLWLAMRKD; from the coding sequence GTGAGTATTCGTTTATCGCGCCGACAAGGGTTCTTTCTGGTGGCTGCCGGTTGTGCCGCCGCCATGGGCTTTGCCCTGTATTCGCAGTATGTTTTGCAGCTGGAGCCTTGCCCGTTGTGTATTTTTCAGCGCGTTGGTGTCATTACCGTCGGCCTGATCGCCTTGTTGGCTGCTTTGCATAATCCGGGTCGTGGTGGCTATCGCCTGTGGGCTGGGCTTGGCGTGCTGGCTGCGCTGGCGGGTGGGGCGGTTTCCGTGCGGCAGCTGTGGTTGCAGAGTTTGCCGGAAGATCAGGTGCCGGCGTGTGGGCCTGGGCTGGACTACCTGATGGAAACCTCGCCACTGTGGGATGTGCTGTCCAAAGTATTCAAGGGGAGTGGTGAATGCGCCAAGGTGGACTGGACTTTCCTGGGCCAGGCCATGCCCTTCTGGGTGGCGGTATTTTTTGTCGGCGTCATTGCCATGCAGCTCTGGCTGGCCATGCGCAAGGATTAA
- a CDS encoding acetyl-CoA carboxylase carboxyltransferase subunit alpha, translated as MKPTFLDFEQPIAELENKIEELRFVQDDSVLDISEEIARLQKKSLELTKTLYAKLSPSQISQVARHPQRPYTLDYLRSIFTDFEELHGDRSFADDPAIVGGLARFNGQSVMVIGHQKGRDTKEKIYRNFGMPRPEGYRKALRLMKLAEKFGIPIMTFVDTPGAYPGIGAEERGQSEAIGRNLYEMARLRVPIICTIIGEGGSGGALAIAVGDQVNMLQYSTYSVISPEGCASILWKTAERASEAAEALGITANRLKTLGLIDRVVSEPVGGAHRDHAQMMNAMKRMLQEQLKDFANRPIEVLLKERFERLMSYGRYKEDAA; from the coding sequence ATGAAGCCGACCTTTCTCGATTTTGAGCAGCCGATTGCCGAGCTCGAGAACAAGATAGAAGAGCTGCGTTTCGTGCAGGATGACTCCGTACTGGATATCTCCGAAGAAATCGCACGCCTGCAAAAGAAGAGTCTGGAACTGACCAAGACTCTATATGCCAAACTGTCCCCCTCGCAGATCTCCCAGGTGGCTCGCCACCCGCAGCGTCCTTATACATTGGACTACCTGCGCAGCATCTTCACTGATTTCGAAGAGCTGCATGGTGATCGATCCTTTGCCGACGACCCGGCAATCGTGGGTGGCTTGGCGCGTTTCAATGGCCAGTCCGTGATGGTGATTGGCCATCAGAAGGGCCGTGATACCAAGGAAAAGATCTACCGCAATTTCGGTATGCCGCGCCCGGAAGGCTATCGCAAGGCCCTGCGCCTGATGAAGCTGGCCGAAAAGTTCGGCATCCCGATCATGACTTTTGTCGATACCCCGGGTGCTTATCCCGGTATTGGTGCAGAAGAGCGCGGCCAGTCCGAAGCCATTGGTCGTAATCTCTACGAGATGGCAAGACTGCGTGTGCCCATTATCTGCACCATTATCGGTGAAGGTGGTTCCGGCGGCGCGCTGGCTATTGCCGTGGGCGATCAGGTCAATATGCTGCAGTACTCTACCTATTCGGTGATTTCGCCCGAAGGCTGTGCTTCCATTTTGTGGAAAACCGCCGAGCGTGCATCCGAAGCGGCCGAGGCGCTGGGCATCACGGCCAATCGTCTGAAAACCCTCGGTCTGATTGACCGCGTGGTGAGCGAGCCGGTTGGTGGTGCACATCGCGATCATGCGCAGATGATGAATGCCATGAAGCGCATGTTGCAGGAGCAGTTGAAGGATTTTGCCAATCGTCCGATCGAGGTGCTGCTGAAAGAGCGTTTCGAGCGTTTGATGAGTTATGGACGTTACAAGGAAGATGCAGCCTGA
- the tilS gene encoding tRNA lysidine(34) synthetase TilS gives MQPDLLKALLAHWPDNLSGLCAFELGLSGGLDSMVLLSLLARARQYRPQLRLSAVHVHHGLNTAADDWVLHCQEVCRQLDVPLRVARVAVRCAAGESLEARARQQRYEVYAQSAAEVLVLAHHLDDQSETVLLQLLRGGGVRALSGMPALRRLEQLQLWRPLLGFTRQQLEQYAAEQGLSWVDDDSNADIAYRRNLLRHRIMPLLQQHVPSYRQQLGRSAWHMAQASQLVDEVAAADLASCATGAALDVARVLSLSPVRQGFLLMAWLRRLGQSQVAPEQLQEFLRQLHMAAAASQPCLQLPELAVVRYRQQLHAVPVLPPQSACALRFDPAQPVCRQPGWGGSLRWVQRGGLTLQSLAGDLQLRPRLGGEVLQQAVGHKSVKKLLQEAGIPPLLRRQWPLLYAADDRLLALPGVAVASDCFSPDGYWPEWQPGLND, from the coding sequence ATGCAGCCTGATCTGCTGAAAGCCCTGTTAGCCCACTGGCCGGACAATTTGTCCGGCCTTTGTGCTTTTGAGCTTGGACTGAGTGGTGGGCTCGACTCCATGGTGCTGCTCTCGCTGTTGGCGCGCGCGCGCCAGTACCGGCCGCAGTTGCGGCTGTCGGCGGTGCATGTACATCATGGCCTGAATACGGCGGCAGATGACTGGGTTCTGCACTGTCAGGAAGTGTGCCGACAGTTGGATGTCCCCCTGCGTGTGGCGCGGGTTGCTGTCCGTTGTGCTGCAGGGGAGAGCCTGGAGGCACGGGCTAGGCAACAGCGTTATGAGGTGTATGCCCAGTCGGCGGCCGAGGTGCTGGTGCTGGCGCACCACCTGGATGATCAATCCGAAACCGTGCTATTGCAGCTACTGCGTGGCGGCGGAGTGCGTGCGCTGTCGGGAATGCCGGCATTGCGCAGGCTGGAGCAGCTGCAGCTGTGGCGACCATTGCTTGGTTTTACCCGGCAGCAGCTGGAGCAGTACGCCGCGGAGCAGGGGTTGAGTTGGGTTGATGATGACAGCAATGCGGACATTGCCTACCGCCGTAATTTATTGCGGCACCGCATCATGCCGCTACTGCAGCAGCATGTTCCGTCTTATCGGCAACAGCTTGGTCGCAGTGCCTGGCATATGGCGCAGGCATCGCAGTTGGTGGATGAGGTGGCAGCCGCAGATTTGGCCAGTTGCGCGACAGGTGCTGCGCTGGATGTGGCGCGTGTGCTGTCGCTGTCGCCTGTGCGCCAGGGGTTTTTGCTGATGGCTTGGTTGCGCCGTCTGGGGCAATCGCAAGTGGCACCAGAGCAGCTGCAGGAATTTTTGCGTCAATTGCATATGGCGGCGGCTGCCAGTCAGCCCTGTTTGCAATTGCCGGAGCTGGCCGTGGTGCGTTATCGCCAACAGCTGCATGCGGTGCCGGTGCTACCGCCTCAGTCGGCATGTGCATTGCGGTTTGATCCGGCGCAGCCAGTGTGCCGCCAGCCTGGGTGGGGTGGCAGTTTGCGCTGGGTACAGCGGGGTGGTTTGACTTTGCAGTCACTTGCTGGCGATTTGCAATTGCGTCCGCGCTTGGGTGGTGAGGTGTTGCAACAGGCGGTGGGGCACAAGTCGGTTAAGAAGCTGTTGCAGGAGGCGGGTATTCCACCCTTGCTGCGGCGGCAATGGCCCTTGCTGTATGCCGCGGATGATCGCTTGCTGGCCCTGCCCGGTGTGGCGGTGGCCAGTGATTGTTTCAGTCCTGACGGCTATTGGCCGGAATGGCAGCCTGGATTGAACGATTAA